In Leopardus geoffroyi isolate Oge1 chromosome B4, O.geoffroyi_Oge1_pat1.0, whole genome shotgun sequence, the DNA window GGAGATAAACTACTTTTGAaacaaagagaaggggaaggggttAATGTGatcacttctcttccttttctccagagTCACAACGTTAAAAAGGTATGGGTTTTGGAGTCAAACAGACCCAGGTTTATATATTGGCTTTGTCACCAATCAGCTAAGTGACAATGGGCTAGTTATAGAACTGCTCACCACACCCCCCAACTCATATATAGCTCACAGCCCCCCTGGAGGAATCTAAGGGACAGGAAAGGCTGTTCTAAACATGGAGGTAAGAAGTAAAACATAACAGAAGGGGCCTACTGGGGTGGGTGGAAGACAGGCCATGATTTGCTGATCTTGGTCCTACATGGCCTGCTGGTGTCTCCAAGGACATCAGTCTTTgtgagcagaaaagaaaagaagctcaGAGACAAAACACTTCCAAGTCAGCACAAAGTTTATTAGCCACTTCTGCTCAGAAGGGCCTCTTTCTAAACAAGACTATTCCTCTGAAATATAagccagaaaacagccacatgtACAGGGCCTCACTTTCATTACATCTCAAGTTATTTTGGAAACACATTTTAGAGCAATGGGGTTCCCTGGGAATAACTATGGTGTGAGGTTGTGAGCCCTGTGATAAATATTCAAGGTTCTAAGTCCCAGGAACCCAGTTTTTGCCCAGGTCTACACCCAAGGAATAGAAACTCTCCTTTCAGATCAACAATATATTGTACAAAAAGAAGGGATGGTTATCTTAATAGAGAAATATCTAAGATAtttctaaatatctaaatatccAGGGCATCTCTTCCTCTGTAAAAATACCAGACTCTATGTAATACTATAAAAAGTGATTCCTAAATTCCCAGCAACTCTACCATCCCTGGCCTCCAAAAGTGATTTGTCTCCTAAGCAGTGAGGAAGTGGAGACTGGACAGAGTAAAATGATTGTGCAAAGCTTCACAGGCATATTAGATTGGCAGGATCATTTTAAGGGGAGGAATGGGTGGGGCCAGCTTGGGGGTACAGGAGAGGAGACCGGTAAGAAAATGAGGTCTACCTCCTATTCCTTTCTTCACATGGTGGGCTAATGCAGAAAGGTCTCAGTCTCTgcaagaaacaaaggaatttagGACttaaatcaggaatgaaaggaagaaggaaggaaaaggttattttagacatgaggaaaccagaagagagaaatggaatccTATCACATGTCTCTGTTCCCTACTGATGGCCAATGCTAGTGGGCACCACCACATTAGTCTTACCAACTATTCAAATGTTGACATCCTTCCATACTGGAAAGCAGCCATTCCAAGTGTCTTGCCCTCCAAGTACCTCCTAAATGTCCTGCCCTACCCTCAGAACCCCTATACCTCCCAAAACAGCAGATGGCCTCAAAGATCCTAGTTAGAGCTATGGCCCACATCTATTCTGACTCATTAGTGCCCCTTCCTTACCCACAGTATGCTTTTACTTCCCACTCCAAAACCCAGGGTTAACTTAACCAGCTAAGAATGGGTACATGCTTGATTTTCCATCCTTGGAGAGCACAGCATGATGTGAGGGGTAGGAGGGACAAAAGATacaggaagaacagaggaaatgTAATTCCTAGTAGTCAGAAGGAATTAAGGGCCCATCCGTGTAGAAATGGCTGGGGTGGAAGACGTAAGCCTCATCCACAGTGTTCTGGCCAGCCAACAGCGGGTCACCATTTGGCATGATTTCTTCGATCTTCATACTGTTCCTGAAAACTAGGTAGTCCAGAGAAAGAAGTCAGGCCTTGCTCTTAGGTAAGGAGTTCCTGACCCAGCAGGGAATATGAGGGAGGATGGCTGCACAGACCTGGTAGGGCCTGAGAAGGCACTTAGGTGGGGTAAGGGAGAGGCAGGTACATTTCCTAATAAAAGGAATCACAAATGAGTGTCCCTCCAGTGAGAAGCTTAGAGCTTAGCCTTTTCTATACTGGGTAAGGGAGGGCAGTTGGTAAAGGGAATGTGtcccctcttccccaaccccatCTCATCACTTACTTTCCATTTCCTCGGTGTTCAAGTGTCTCAGATCATGGGGCAAATCCGGCTCTGGCTCTGTCACTGCCTGTGATACAGGGTCTGGAATAGGCTCCAGCTTCAGTTCTGGTCCCAAGTTTGGCTCTGACACTCTTTGTGATACCACATCTAGTGTGGGCTCTAGCATGGGCTCCAGAGTAGACTCCGGCATGGGCTCCAGGGTTGGACCCAGATCCAGGCCTGCTGCCAGCAGCGGCTCTAACTCCAGGCATGGCTCTAGCTGTGGCACTGGGGCCAATCCTGGCTCTAGCTCCAGTGACTCCACTTCTGGCTCCAGTTTCAGCTCCAGTGGCTGTTGCAGCTCATCCACCTGTCTGGATACCACAGTACAGACAAAAGGGTAGGGCTTGATTACTTAGGTGAAGTGGGGAATGGCAGAGCAAGCAGAGACTGTCTCTAGTCTAAGAAGTCTAGTCCAACAGAGCAGAGGGcttaagagcacaggctttggagtcaggcttGCCAGAGTTTGAATCCTATCATTTATTAGAGGGGTAgatcttcacctctctgagctgcagatttatcatctgtaaaatgggaacaataccACCTCTAACACTTGAGAGGAAGTTGGATCGTTAATAAGCAGGACTTTGGAATCTGACAGACCTAATCATTTATTAGCCATGTACCTTAGTCATGCCACTCTACCACACTAAACCTGTTTCTTGGCTGAAAAGAGTAATACCCCTGTCTACCTCACAGGACTATTATGAAGATTCAATAAATAAGAAACGTTTAAACACAAAACATTTAGCCTAGTACCTGGCATTTAATACACTTTCATTAAATGTGGCTGTCATTACCTGCTTGGATGGgtactcataaaaattaaaatgagaaaactgttcttataaaaaaaaatctagtaccATGCTTCAAGTAGAAGCCCATTAACATCAGTGATTATGACTATTATTATCAGGGAAGCCCTGTGGAAACAATCTAAGGATAGcagcagaaaaacagagaggaaagaggccAAGCAGAACAAGAAAAAATCTAGAGGCTGGAGAGTGTGGGTCAGTAGGAGGGGTCAGAGAGGCGAACTGAGCAGGTTTGGGTCACTCTATCAGCCGAAAAATGTTACGGAGGATGGGCCAAAAGTTCATATCTCACCTGTTAGAGACCACAATGAGCCTATGTTTCAGGTACTTCCTCCGTTCTTGGAGATTAACTGTGGGGGACATACACAGGAAGCCAGGGAGGTCAGTGGATTGGATACATAGCCTAAGGACCCCTATTGCAAACGGTCTTGAGAGTCATATCTCCCTACTAACTAACAGTGTCCCCGGGACAAACCCTTTGACTTCTCTGGATATCATTTTTTCCATGTCTGGAAGAAAGGAGTAGAATTTGTAGATGCCTGAGAATCCCTACAATATTCCAGTGACATATGTCAGTGATTCTCACCTTTCTCCTGGTAGTAACACCCAAAAGCTTCATCCCGGGGTATTCGGGGGTAGAGGAAGCGCAGTGGGTTCTCGGGTATGTTCTCCTCAGTGAGTAGCTGGTAGTCGCGAATGATTTTGGTTAGTGGGAGAGACTGTAGCACTTCCTTGGTGAAGGGCTGCACAGAGTAGATGAGCACCTTATCTGTGGAATGGATGTAGGAATGGGCAGGCCTGAAGGAAAAGGTTGGGCCTGGGAGTTCCCCACCCTGGCTGTCCAACCCCAAACCTGCTGAGAGATTCAGGACACAGCCAGAGAAACCAAGGGCTGATtgaggggagaagggacaggCTGTGGGACCATCAGGGCAAAGCAGCTGACCATCATCCTGGTGTTCCACCCAGGAGCAGGTAATGCCCCCTTCTGATGTTTCACTGAAGCGCAACAGAAAGGTGCCTGAGATGGTCTTCTTCAGCAGCCGGCGTTCCTGGCTCCGGCTCACAAAGCCCATGATGTGTCTGAAACACAGAAAGCTGCTGTGAggccctcctgcctccttgcTCTCCTCTCCTTGTAGAGGGAGAGAGCGCCAGGTTTTGGCCCTCACTCTGCCATTACAAACTATTCCatcttggccaagtcacttcaCCTTACTGACAATATCCACCTTCTAGGGTTGTAAGAGGTATGAGGATTCAGTGAGGCCATGTAGATGAAAAGCACCTCGTAAAAGGCAAAGTGCTGTAAAGATGGGCAGGCAGTATAGTGGAAAGAGCATAAGCTTGTGGTCTGACaggcctgagtttgaatcccaactataccccttgggtaaattctttaacttctctgagactcagcattgttgtgaggattacatgcGAGAATTCATAAAGAGCACCCAGCAGGCTCTGGAGCACAATGGATGCTGGAAAAACACTGGCTAGGACTATTATTGCCAAGTGTGAGGGTGTGATCTTGCACCAgtttttgctctctctccctatttGCCACATGAGGGCGCACAGAGTCCACTCTCAAGCCTAGAAAGGcagaaaggtgggggtggggagagggaggcggACCAAGGCCTTACCCATCATTCCAGAGATCCTTCAGGTGGTCATGAACCAGCTCCAAGATTTTGTCTAACCATGTCCAGAATGGTAGCTTGCCAGGAGGGCTCTCTCGCTGAAGGAGGAATAGAAAGGCAGGAAGAGATGAAGAGttgcccgcccccccgcccccccccccccccccccccccccccccccccccgccccagtgaCGGGAAGGAATTAGGGGGGAAGGGCTAGTGTTTGCTCTAGGGCCTAGATCTAGCAGCACAAAATGCAGCGAGTTACCTTAGTGAAGTCAGCCCAGGATAACCATGCACCCTCAGTCCTGGAGTTCTGCCCTGTGGGCAACAGACAGTTCAGATAATGGAAGGAGACAAGGCCAGGGTCCCTGGAACAGAAAGGACACAGGGCTGGGGAGACTAAGGCTGGGGAAAGGCTGAGAAAAAAGGAGGTCTGTACCAAACAGCTTGTTCCTCAGCATGTTCAGCTGGTCCGAGTCAAGGCCTCGGCCAACATAGGAAGAGAACTGCCAACTGAGAGCAGGGCCCAGCAAGCTCCAGGAGGCCTTGGGGGGGCTGGAGAA includes these proteins:
- the STAT2 gene encoding signal transducer and activator of transcription 2 isoform X2, with translation MIFNLLLEEKRILIQAQRAQSEQEEPALEAPAESQQHEIESRILELTVMMEKLVKCICQLKDQQDVFCFRYKIQAQVKTPCLDPHQTRQQQLLQETLNELDKRRKEVLDAIKALLGRLTTLVELLLPRLEEWKIQQQKACIGAPLNGGLEQLEKWFTAGAKLLFHLWQLLKELEGLRHMVSYQNDPLTKGVDFRKAQVTELLQRLLHRAFVVETQPCMPQTPHRPLILKTGSKFTVQTRLLVRLQEGNELLTAEVSIDRNPPQSQGFRKFNIMTSNQKTLTPEKGQSQGLIWDFGYLTLSEQRSGGSGKSCNKGMLGVTEELHIISITVKYAYQGLKQELTTDTLPVVIISNMNQLSIAWASVLWFNLLSSNPQNQQFFSSPPKASWSLLGPALSWQFSSYVGRGLDSDQLNMLRNKLFGQNSRTEGAWLSWADFTKRESPPGKLPFWTWLDKILELVHDHLKDLWNDGHIMGFVSRSQERRLLKKTISGTFLLRFSETSEGGITCSWVEHQDDDKVLIYSVQPFTKEVLQSLPLTKIIRDYQLLTEENIPENPLRFLYPRIPRDEAFGCYYQEKVNLQERRKYLKHRLIVVSNRQVDELQQPLELKLEPEVESLELEPGLAPVPQLEPCLELEPLLAAGLDLGPTLEPMPESTLEPMLEPTLDVVSQRVSEPNLGPELKLEPIPDPVSQAVTEPEPDLPHDLRHLNTEEMEIFRNSMKIEEIMPNGDPLLAGQNTVDEAYVFHPSHFYTDGPLIPSDY